A part of Amycolatopsis camponoti genomic DNA contains:
- a CDS encoding 2-keto-4-pentenoate hydratase — protein sequence MNRERAAELIWDAWQTGKRLDGLPDDARPRDLAEGMAAQAALAALAGPVSGWKIAATTAYARQYLDVPGPLAGVMFERYRHAEGEPVPADTMTMGVAEPEFAFRLKADPGLSPSLTAVLDAVDTMVLALEMPDSRYTDHRHAGGPQLLADVACAGRFVEGRAVPGWRDLDLPRQQVVLHADGEEFSRGSGSLVLGDPRLALHWLAMELPRHGLALRPGDIVTTGTATPPCPIHAGGHVVADFGALGAVEVRFAGVG from the coding sequence GTGAACCGAGAGCGGGCGGCGGAACTCATCTGGGATGCGTGGCAGACCGGGAAACGCCTCGACGGCCTTCCCGACGACGCCCGCCCGCGCGATCTCGCCGAGGGCATGGCCGCGCAGGCGGCGCTCGCCGCGCTGGCCGGGCCGGTGTCCGGCTGGAAGATCGCCGCGACGACCGCGTACGCCCGCCAGTACCTCGACGTCCCCGGCCCGCTGGCGGGGGTGATGTTCGAGCGGTACCGCCACGCCGAGGGCGAGCCGGTGCCGGCCGACACGATGACGATGGGCGTCGCCGAGCCCGAGTTCGCCTTCCGGCTCAAGGCCGACCCCGGGCTGTCGCCGTCGCTGACCGCGGTGCTCGACGCCGTCGACACGATGGTCCTCGCGCTCGAGATGCCGGACAGCCGCTACACCGACCACCGGCACGCGGGCGGGCCGCAGCTGCTGGCCGACGTCGCGTGCGCGGGCCGGTTCGTCGAGGGGCGGGCGGTGCCGGGCTGGCGCGACCTCGACCTCCCGCGGCAGCAGGTCGTCCTGCACGCCGACGGCGAGGAGTTCTCGCGCGGCAGCGGCAGCCTGGTGCTCGGCGACCCGCGGCTGGCGCTGCACTGGCTGGCGATGGAACTGCCCCGCCACGGCCTCGCGTTGCGCCCCGGCGACATCGTGACGACGGGGACGGCGACCCCGCCGTGCCCGATCCACGCCGGCGGGCACGTGGTCGCCGACTTCGGCGCGCTGGGCGCGGTCGAGGTGCGGTTCGCCGGGGTAGGGTAG
- a CDS encoding nitroreductase family deazaflavin-dependent oxidoreductase has translation MARKYQLGVTRKAANVVVTALLERGIPVNGRTGYLLTTRGRKSGVDRTTPVNVLEVGGDRWLVSPYGQVGWVHNLRADATARLRRGRTRETWSVEEADAAAAGPVLRAYVRKIPVTAPFFDAKLSDPAEAFAAEADRHPVFRLARSRG, from the coding sequence ATGGCCAGGAAGTACCAGCTCGGCGTGACGCGCAAGGCCGCGAACGTCGTCGTGACGGCGTTGCTGGAGCGCGGGATCCCGGTCAACGGGCGCACCGGCTACCTGCTGACCACGCGAGGACGCAAGAGCGGAGTGGACCGGACCACTCCGGTCAACGTCCTCGAGGTCGGCGGTGACCGCTGGCTCGTCTCGCCGTACGGGCAGGTCGGCTGGGTGCACAACCTGCGCGCCGACGCCACCGCCCGGCTGCGGCGCGGCCGCACGCGCGAGACGTGGTCCGTCGAAGAGGCCGACGCCGCGGCGGCCGGACCGGTGCTGCGCGCGTACGTCCGCAAGATCCCCGTGACGGCGCCGTTCTTCGACGCGAAGCTCAGCGACCCCGCCGAGGCCTTCGCCGCGGAAGCCGATCGACACCCGGTCTTCCGGTTGGCAAGATCGCGAGGGTGA
- a CDS encoding acyl-CoA dehydrogenase, with the protein MLLNPHEYDPSHFDAETRRLLRATIDWFEQRGKAKLAEDYHARTFYADFLEFAGKEGLFSTFLTPAANAGGNPDKRWDTARVAALSEILGFYGLNYWYPWQVTILGLGPVWQSGNDVARKRAADALDAGGVGAFGLSEKDHGADIYSSDLVLTKDGDGYRATGSKYYIGNGNCARTVSVFGRIDGVEGPDQYVFFYADSEHPNYHVVKNVVPSQMYVAEFRLEDYPVHADDILHIGAEAFSAALNTVNIGKFNLCFGGIGMATHSLYEAITHAHNRVLYGKPVTNFPHVRREFVEAYARLTAMKLFSDRAVDYFRSAHAEDRRYLLFNPITKMKVTTEAQKVIGLVADVVAAKGFEADTYLAMSKNDIDGLPKLEGTVAVNLALIAKFMPAYLFAPQEYAPVGTRTDAADDEFLFRQGPARGLSKVRFHDWKTAYAGAAHIPNVALFTEQAGYLVKLLTEAAPDEAQQADLDFGLALTELFTLIVYGQLILEQAEITGLDEEVVDQIFAVLVQDFSAAAVDLNGKASSTEAQQAIALAALRKPVVDAERFENVWTRVRELSGVYAMHP; encoded by the coding sequence ATGCTGCTGAACCCGCACGAGTACGACCCGAGCCACTTCGACGCGGAGACGCGCCGGCTGCTCCGGGCCACCATCGACTGGTTCGAGCAGCGCGGCAAGGCGAAGCTGGCCGAGGACTACCACGCCCGCACCTTCTACGCGGACTTCCTCGAGTTCGCGGGCAAGGAAGGCCTGTTCTCGACCTTCCTGACGCCGGCCGCGAACGCCGGCGGCAACCCGGACAAGCGCTGGGACACCGCCCGCGTCGCCGCGCTGTCGGAGATCCTCGGGTTCTACGGCCTGAACTACTGGTACCCGTGGCAGGTCACGATCCTCGGCCTCGGCCCGGTCTGGCAGAGCGGCAACGACGTCGCCCGCAAGCGCGCGGCGGACGCCCTCGACGCCGGCGGCGTCGGGGCCTTCGGACTGTCCGAAAAGGACCACGGCGCCGACATCTACTCGTCCGACCTGGTGCTGACGAAGGACGGCGACGGCTACCGCGCCACCGGCTCGAAGTACTACATCGGCAACGGCAACTGCGCGCGCACGGTGTCGGTCTTCGGCCGCATCGACGGCGTCGAGGGCCCGGACCAGTACGTCTTCTTCTACGCCGATTCCGAGCACCCGAACTACCACGTGGTCAAGAACGTGGTGCCGTCGCAGATGTACGTCGCTGAGTTCCGGCTCGAGGACTACCCGGTGCACGCCGACGACATCCTCCACATCGGCGCCGAAGCCTTCAGCGCCGCGTTGAACACGGTCAACATCGGCAAGTTCAACCTCTGCTTCGGCGGCATCGGCATGGCGACGCACTCGCTGTACGAAGCCATCACGCACGCGCACAACCGCGTCCTGTACGGCAAGCCCGTCACGAACTTCCCGCACGTGCGCCGCGAGTTCGTCGAGGCCTACGCGCGGCTGACCGCGATGAAGCTGTTCTCCGACCGCGCCGTCGACTACTTCCGCAGCGCGCACGCCGAAGACCGCCGCTACCTGCTGTTCAACCCGATCACCAAGATGAAGGTGACGACCGAGGCGCAGAAGGTGATCGGCCTGGTCGCCGACGTCGTCGCGGCCAAGGGCTTCGAGGCCGACACGTACCTCGCGATGTCCAAGAACGACATCGACGGCCTGCCCAAGCTCGAAGGCACGGTGGCCGTGAACCTCGCGCTGATCGCGAAGTTCATGCCCGCGTACCTCTTCGCGCCGCAGGAGTACGCGCCGGTAGGGACCCGCACCGACGCCGCGGACGACGAGTTCCTCTTCCGCCAGGGCCCGGCGCGCGGCCTGTCGAAGGTCCGCTTCCACGACTGGAAGACCGCCTACGCCGGCGCCGCGCACATCCCGAACGTCGCGCTGTTCACCGAGCAGGCGGGATACCTCGTCAAGCTGCTGACGGAGGCCGCGCCGGACGAGGCCCAGCAGGCCGACCTCGACTTCGGGCTCGCGCTGACCGAGCTGTTCACGCTCATCGTGTACGGCCAGCTGATCCTGGAGCAGGCCGAGATCACCGGCCTCGACGAGGAGGTCGTCGACCAGATCTTCGCCGTGCTGGTGCAGGACTTCAGCGCCGCGGCGGTCGACCTCAACGGCAAGGCGAGCTCGACCGAGGCCCAGCAGGCGATCGCGCTGGCCGCGCTGCGCAAGCCGGTGGTGGACGCCGAGCGCTTCGAGAACGTCTGGACGAGGGTCCGCGAGCTTTCCGGGGTCTACGCTATGCACCCGTGA